The region ATAGATTTATTTCTTTTCGTAACTCTCGTGTTTGTGCAGACGGGCAGTCTTGTCCTTCCTcagagacctttttttttttttttttaactttatttatttatttttttaaatttgacctCTTAACCTGGATGGTATCTGCTGGCTAATCTAGCCTAGTATGTAAAACTGGATCACCGTGGTCTGAAAAAGACACACAAATAGATCAAATAAGACGAAAGAAAATcagtcttttgtttgtttgttttttctcgatAAAATGCAAAATATTCTTATTTACAATGTAGCCTATTGACTGATCACCTTCTAAGACAGTTTGACAGATTTACAAAGAAAAAAACCAAATTGCTCCTTTGGGATTTTATTCGTAcagtatttataataataataatgtagtaataataattataattataatggTCTAATTGGCGTTTATAACTGAGTTTtgttacagaaaaataaaatggaaataaaataaatacataacttACAGGCGCTCTGACGGACactgaaaataaataagtaataaatAATATCTCTTTAAAAATCATTTCCAAACATGAAGTTCAGTGTTCAGTCCACAAAGTCATAACTGATCAGTTTTTGTCTCCCTCGTTTCGTTTTTCATCAGTTCTATTTTATGAGTCCCAAAATAATAACTGATTTAAAAAACGAAAaagcaagaaaaaaagaaaagaaaaaaatcttcaGGGAGCGGCTCACCGCTGCTGGGGAGGCCGTGGCAGCACACCGGACATGGGGGGCAGAGGAGGAGGCGGAGGAGGAGGCTCGCTGCCCCCCTGCAGGCCGTGCAGCAGGATCCGCGGAACGAGGGGCCTCTGGAGGGCCGGCGGGGGCGCAGATGGACCCCGGTAAAGGTAGAGAGCCGCGCCCGGGTCCAGGTTGGACATCAGGCTCTGCGGGTAGAAGTACGGGGACGGGAACATCCTCTGCAAGGCCGAGTAGTTCCCAGCTTCAGCCAGGAGCTCCAGTCCCACGGCCGTCTGCCGCTTCCACTTTGTCCTAGaattgtggttaaaaaaaaaaaaaaaaaaaaaaacggacgtTAAGTCTATTTGTGGGAGCGTGCGCtcccgcgtgtgtgtgtgtgtatgatctgCCAGATCCTGACCTCCAACAAGCCACCGGGAGCGCGCGTAATtcagattatttaaaaaaaacataaaaaaaaataatagtaataaaaaaaatctccacTCGTGTGCGCGCGCACCACGCAGGTGAATAATTCATAATAAAGATAATTGAGTAGATATAGTGGCTTGTTTGAATTATTGATATGCACACATGCAAGCATACATTATTCATGCtccaaagtgttgtgtttttacatttatttatgtcaTTTAGCTGCCTGAGAGTCAAACctgcagacaaataaatgctgatgTTAATTCAAGCGAAAGCTGCAGGATGTTCCAGCAGCTGAATCAATGTTTGTACACGGAGCAACACGCACGTTTATTTTCTGCACTCACAATCACAGCCTTATTAACTGATAAGGTCTGGATGGATCATTTGCATGGGATTggatttattttgtaaaaatggcAAACTTTTGaggcattttctttgttttatatTATTGTAAATTCAATATCTTGTTGTTTTCGAGCTTTTGCTGCCCATAACATGCCTCCAAACGTTGCCTTTAGCAGGTTAAAAATCAAAATGGAttttataccacacacacacacacacacacacacacacgcattcacCCACACAAAACCGGTTTAATAAATTATCCACAAAAACACATTACTTGCAGGACACGATCTTTAAAACGTGTCATAGATCAATATTTGTGTCAAACAATAAGCtgtatattttgttgttgttgttgttgttttgttgttgtttgtttttaataaaatgaACCGAAATCTAATGTTCAAATACAGCTTGCAGGGCAGTGGGACCACAAATATATATTTGCAACTTTTCTCATAAAAATTTTAATTTGGTGACGTCACCTGTTCACCATCAATAGCATACTTGCTGATTTATAAATAGGCCAATAAACAAGCAAATATACATTTGTATTCATGCAGTGCCCTGTAAAAGATTTAGGCACCTTTGAAgtgcagtgtttatttatttatttatttagataatCAGAgggccaacagaaaaaaataataatttgaaatccaacaacaacaacaaaattttttaatttaatttctatTTCATTAAATACAAAAACAATGGTAAATTTAGACACATAGTAATTATACTTTAAAATGAATCAAAACAACCCACGTGCACACAAAGATATACACAAAAATTCTTTGTAGCTGTATTAGATCAAAAAGAAAAGACTGCAAAAACGTGATTTAATACAAACGGATTTTCTTACAAATTGCAGGAGATCACAGAGAATGAATATATTGTTTTAAAGATTAAAACTAATTATGTATTTTCccgatttgtatttatttctaaatATTTGATATGTTGGGTATGTTATAGTGAAATAAATGGCATCGTGCCAGTGATTGACAGGTACAGCACAAGTgaagtaatgatgatgatgatgatgttgatgatgatgatgatgatgatgatgaagagggTCAACATGGCGTCCACGTGTGAGAATCCTTTACCTCCGGTTTTGATACCAGGTCTTGACCTGTGTGTCGGTGAGGTTGAGGGAGGCTGCCAGCTCCATGCGGTCTTGAACGCTCAGGTACTTCTGGCGCTCGAAGCTGCGCTCCAGCTGCGCCAGCTGGTGGTCAGTGAAGGCCGTCCGGGCCTTCCTGGGCTTCTTCAGCCGAACCTGAGGACTGTCTCTGCTGCTGGAGATCTCCCTGTCGCCCTCCTCTTTCACTGGATGACCAAGAAGGAAGAGTGAAAACAGAGTCCacgtctcttacacacacacacgcctcgtTGGTAGTTTTTAAAGGGCATCAATTGAACAAACAAGCACAGAGCAAAGAAGATatgcgaaacacacacacacacacacatacgagtatatatatacacacacacacacacacatatatatatatatatatatatgtgtgtgtgtgtgtgtgtgtgtgtgtgtgtgtgtgtgtgtgtgtgtgtgtgtgtgtgtgtgtgtgtgtgtgtgtgtgtgtgtgtgtgtgtgaatcatgAGGGTGCATTTTCAACTTTGCGTGTCTTGTGGAAATTTATTTGGGAAAATAAAACACCCGTTTTTTAGaaagaaaaagtgtgtgtgtgtgtgtgtgtgtgtgtgtgtgtgtgtgtgtgtgtgtgtgtgtgtgtgtgtgtgtgtgtgtgtgtgtgtgtgtgtgtgtgtgtgtgtgtgtgtatatatacacaaagtaagtcccttcggctgctcccttgtttgcactcggggtcgccacagcaaatccaaggtggatctgcaagttgaattggcacaggttttacgccggatgcccttcctgacgcaactctacattacatggagaaatgtgggtggggtttgaacccggaaccttctgaaaccaagcgcattaaccacttggtcaccacccctttgtgtgtgtgtgtgtgtgtgtgtgtgtgtgtgtgtgtgtgtgtgtgtgtgtgtgtgtgtgtgtgtgtgtgtgtgtgtgtgtgtgtgtgtgtgtgtgtgtgtgtgtgtgtgtgtgtgtctattttaATATATTTCTGATTTACCTCAAATTGCTTTGAAGTTGGTCAGTCATGTAAAAAAAAGTCGTTTATTTTAATTAAACTGAAATAACTGGGTGTATAAAGATCACTCATTCGATGGTGACATTTTTAAACACTTGTGGAAACTGTTTTAAAGAAATCAGGTTTCGTTGCTGTATAGTTTAATATTCGGATGCaatctttattatttatttatttatattgacTGTTTTGAGTTTGGATTCAGTGTCTGGTGCTGTTTGATTTGGACTTAAGTTGTTATGAAAAGCTCTGCCAATATTCGTACTTCCAATCTTGATATTCTTCCCGTCAGCAGCCGCAGTCTTTGTTCTTTTTTCTGAGCGCTGTCATGTCAGGACAGAACTGATATAGtgtgtgaattaaaaaaaaaataaaggggtGGGGGAGCAGAAATGAACGAGGCGAGAGATGTTGGTCGTTGAATAGTTGAGTCGTCTCAAGAAGCACAATAATCCGCCTAATTGAGCCACAAGGGAAGGACGAGCCTTTCAACCACGAGCGCACAAACTTCACAGCGCAGCGGAAATGAGTGGAAATCAAGAGCGCGGATACAAATCTGATTACCGCCGCGGACAAATTGCATCAAATCCCTGAAATATCATAGGAGGCAAATTTCGTGGAAATCAAAGCCGAACCCTGCGCGCCCTTTACGCCCTGCGGCTTCTCCGGCCGCGCTGTGCCACGCGGACGCATGGGCACGTCTAGGCAAATTGACGAGGTGAGGCAACATGGAAaagtttttctttatttatttgatgTGGTTTTAGGTAAATTATTTttggagggtgggggggggggggaatcaataAATACGaatgaaaaacattttgaaaaaccCAGCGAATAAAATAAAGATGTGCTTCAAAaggagaaataataataattaaattaaatttgtgaattaaaataaaacaaaaacaaaatactacaactaaaaatattaaaatgataaaataaaacatgatgGAAATGAATAaaggtaaaaaaataataataataataataattccaccATAGCCTGCAGCAGtggacttctttgcagccgttgctTCATTAAACTGTCAGTGGAGGTGACATGTCTGTTATGGCTGACATGATTGGAAACAGAGAGGCCCTTGATGACATTTATCTGGAGGCGACCCTGTCATCGCTCCCCACCTTTCCTCCCTGACATCAACAGATGCTTTCGCGATATTCTGCTTATGAGAATCTTCAAATGTAGCCGCTGATTTTTATGTAATAACTTAATGAAAGTGAACTC is a window of Thalassophryne amazonica chromosome 17, fThaAma1.1, whole genome shotgun sequence DNA encoding:
- the barhl1b gene encoding barH-like homeobox 1b, with protein sequence MEASANGSSFGIDSLLSHRPGSPVSKGDSLVGECRSPLEFSPRSDVESRCSSPPSPRRECVDDVAQRQGHGLGLPQHLQHGQISTGAQQRTVTSSFLIRDILADCKPLAACAPYSSNGQPTQEAGRLASKIADDFMEKIHSNSSSDSEYKVKEEGDREISSSRDSPQVRLKKPRKARTAFTDHQLAQLERSFERQKYLSVQDRMELAASLNLTDTQVKTWYQNRRTKWKRQTAVGLELLAEAGNYSALQRMFPSPYFYPQSLMSNLDPGAALYLYRGPSAPPPALQRPLVPRILLHGLQGGSEPPPPPPPLPPMSGVLPRPPQQR